One part of the Bacteroidia bacterium genome encodes these proteins:
- a CDS encoding FG-GAP-like repeat-containing protein: MKNPYKLIRFPFFTPSQARLLKKENYLFLFLIPGLLMMSNLFRAELSEVYFTFDTPLEISVCAESQEFGISYLNASGFTLSGQEISIYLPTGISYIPGSLQDTSSLGVYEYDISNPQAPVFRLNDLADGASAGFSISYEASIPAMNSILSGGVLQNRVELVANEGDKEDLSVPYNALYPALSIIKISPANQTVNSGATSTRNIKIVNGGYGKLSSFFISDTHATGIELIASSLGTINNTKDTIFFSGNDFQNIGNGDAFFDTNESLEFIETFAVSGCEAHTINSSIHAAWYCENDTVVDATMNANISISLELPNISLNTQASQAACYGDGNPNTQEIILKNNGNGKAVDVLLDIWKSTGGGYNQNIFSRIDTSSITIKINGGAATKIVPTQLWNTQENRAYACLGSNPIGRMELNLPDMESADEIVINWNTISCCVNVCNNETNTGWKTELNYNDVCQSGLQTKSQLGENDLRGQMTTFVESPSDLGNGQEGEYLFTISSFKNEFPEGVGAHYELAFSIPQGLLWNNDPTDLSFKSGVNTWTPMSVIYDNSSRILTAKYPSPLPFNLPKSEIQLNLQADCSALPQGSSEVQLSLDIYYVPDTNCSSACVMPFLCTQTTTTEIKCPGNCTEGIAFNSYSIKRSSFGLPDNNQDGKADNGGSLDMSKVREQRLMYGDTLEAVFSGLVKSASANTNWRYGSASSTIEKGVNLSPVRAELIIYDQSTSSYISCDQIGMNYTDQGENRSFTYDFSPAVLENLCSSFIGYEFDDLDSVWLKVEYKVSGNIGGTVVQVDVENELYISDVASPSLNQQYVCNNWGGRFTLIGYYFVNEKGTNYTINACSRVINQDFKLSIGDCCSNYNGGNLFPYEYRYWAHVKQAQFTIPDHYTIKDIYMRHRRTRYTNVSSTQTQNNIQPDSSAGNTYFFDLEQYFEGYGGNILLSDDGFRGSFYVELAPSCDVPENTYQDVDWKFSFQESDFLSGSETEWYESNPDRIRFSPANLQLTTPTPSIDGLQKEISWTVKVKPNGAGVDYSWMHFRIPNEDVTINAVVDASSGDSLQLNGDIYRIGSISSGQTKTYLIKANYSACAPSSIMVDAGYECTAFPATFADFSCSYSSLPLEVDPEDAQLQMRLSGVRENLNCEIYTDIEVELASVKLGYVNDINLDVQLPAANSMSLVSGSTQILYPLSGNWTSMSDPILNGNSFEIVLNDEITEIANEGLVGITNTSKNRVKIAFRVKNEADYKAGDLISFSTTSYASCGEELPSVSVPYDVNLRISKTQIAGLTDASGNNWSVAWGDYNGDGFEDLFVGEYNHWESSKIYTNNGNGQFTEASNLGSILTDLGSAAGASWGDYDNDGDQDLFIANNVRATNHLYENLGNGSFSRRDNIGDLSEYQGYCHNAVWVDYDNDGNLDLFVSDYMPTRYNQLYHNDGNGSFSRATNNDIALEAKFSIGATWADYDNDGLQDLFVPNDRGDNNSLYHNEGNGSFTKITSGDIVNDGGKSTGSSWGDYDNDGDMDLFVANAGGENNFLYNNNGDGSFSKEYTSIIVNDGGHSHGSVWLDMNKDGYLDLFVGNNAGFKNFFYVNNGDGSFRKSDLFDGDAENTMAVASADYDRDGDLDLFLANQGDQNNTLYTNDANPCLSWKCIELEGVRSNKSAIGAKIRLKARVNGNSIWQTREINSQSGGGASGQSSLNAYFGLGNAQNIDSIVIDWPSGFEQVLTNVQTDDCQTIVEADGAEICGVVFYDANQNCVQDSGEAGIPNMLLEVLPGPKYVTTNDSGEYRIYRQYGTYTVSTTPNSDWSITQNCALAHTIVYESANRSGSLSFCGKNFAMQAACSKPDLLTYLSSTALRRGFVNTYAVSYLNRGAIAADSLELVVEFDNDIVVQSADLNWDEKNVYTDYTEYVWYVGRLESMDQKTIMVKDSVSVDAQIGKMAESRSYFRNPPDDCNLANNLTIDVNEIVGAVDPNDILVSPEGNILASDSLTYKIRFQNVGNYFATWVVIEDSIPENLDLSSLKILGASHDFDYGVSEDRILKFTFDRIFLPDSNANEPASHGFVEFQIQPQPGLAVGSLIENKASIQFDYNAFIETNTVQNRITSLEELSRENLFELWLSPNPLETESLARLRYKENPELLIDTDHYEIYDLEGRKLLEAKVGTQSFLLQRDKMSSGMYLLRAYDPFGRCYTQKLIIK; the protein is encoded by the coding sequence ATGAAGAACCCATACAAGCTAATTCGGTTTCCATTCTTTACTCCTTCACAAGCCAGGCTTCTCAAGAAAGAGAACTACTTATTTTTATTTCTAATTCCTGGCCTTTTGATGATGAGCAATCTTTTCCGGGCTGAATTAAGCGAAGTTTATTTCACTTTTGACACTCCTCTGGAAATAAGTGTTTGCGCAGAAAGCCAGGAGTTTGGAATCAGCTATCTCAATGCCTCGGGTTTTACACTTAGTGGCCAGGAAATCAGCATTTATTTACCAACAGGAATTAGCTACATACCAGGCAGTCTTCAGGATACTTCTAGTCTGGGGGTATATGAATACGACATCTCAAATCCACAGGCTCCTGTTTTTCGCCTGAATGATCTGGCAGACGGAGCTTCTGCCGGATTTAGTATTTCTTATGAAGCCTCTATCCCTGCGATGAATAGCATTTTATCTGGAGGAGTATTGCAAAATCGGGTGGAGCTTGTAGCAAATGAAGGGGATAAAGAGGATCTGAGTGTCCCATACAATGCTCTCTATCCCGCCCTAAGCATTATCAAAATTAGTCCGGCCAACCAGACCGTTAACAGTGGGGCAACAAGCACGAGAAATATCAAGATTGTAAATGGAGGATATGGAAAACTAAGTTCATTCTTCATTAGCGATACGCATGCTACAGGCATCGAATTGATAGCAAGTAGTTTGGGTACTATTAATAACACAAAGGATACAATTTTCTTTAGCGGAAACGATTTCCAAAATATCGGAAACGGGGACGCTTTCTTTGATACCAACGAAAGTTTGGAGTTTATAGAGACATTTGCAGTATCAGGTTGTGAAGCCCATACTATAAATTCTAGTATACATGCGGCTTGGTATTGCGAAAATGATACGGTGGTAGATGCGACGATGAATGCCAATATTAGCATTTCTTTGGAATTGCCTAATATCTCTTTGAATACCCAGGCTTCACAAGCCGCTTGCTATGGAGATGGAAATCCAAACACCCAGGAAATTATCCTGAAAAACAACGGCAATGGAAAAGCAGTAGATGTTTTACTCGATATCTGGAAATCTACCGGAGGAGGATACAATCAAAATATTTTTTCCCGGATCGATACTTCCTCTATCACAATAAAAATCAATGGAGGGGCCGCGACAAAAATAGTCCCCACTCAACTTTGGAATACCCAGGAGAATAGAGCCTATGCTTGTTTGGGTAGCAATCCAATTGGTCGAATGGAATTGAACCTTCCGGATATGGAAAGTGCTGATGAAATAGTAATTAATTGGAACACGATCAGTTGTTGTGTGAATGTCTGTAATAATGAAACCAATACAGGATGGAAAACAGAGCTTAACTACAATGATGTGTGCCAAAGTGGGCTTCAAACAAAAAGCCAGCTTGGGGAAAATGACCTGAGGGGGCAGATGACAACTTTTGTGGAAAGTCCTTCTGATTTAGGCAATGGTCAGGAAGGGGAATACCTATTTACCATCTCAAGCTTCAAAAACGAATTCCCAGAAGGAGTAGGAGCACACTATGAATTAGCCTTCAGCATTCCACAAGGCCTTCTATGGAACAATGATCCTACTGACCTAAGCTTTAAAAGTGGGGTGAATACCTGGACGCCTATGTCTGTAATTTATGATAATAGCAGTCGGATCCTTACAGCCAAATATCCAAGTCCACTTCCCTTTAACCTTCCCAAATCGGAAATACAGCTGAATTTACAAGCTGATTGTTCTGCCTTGCCTCAGGGTTCAAGTGAAGTGCAACTGAGTCTGGACATCTACTATGTACCTGATACAAACTGTAGCTCGGCTTGCGTTATGCCTTTTCTATGTACGCAGACAACGACTACGGAAATCAAATGTCCTGGCAATTGTACAGAAGGAATCGCATTTAATTCCTATAGTATAAAAAGGAGCAGTTTTGGACTTCCTGACAACAATCAGGATGGTAAAGCGGATAATGGAGGGAGTTTGGATATGAGCAAAGTAAGAGAACAGCGGCTGATGTATGGTGATACCCTTGAAGCAGTATTTAGTGGCCTGGTCAAGTCAGCTTCCGCCAACACCAATTGGCGATATGGCTCTGCAAGTTCAACCATTGAAAAAGGTGTGAACCTAAGTCCTGTTCGGGCGGAACTCATTATATATGATCAATCCACTTCCTCATATATTTCCTGCGATCAGATTGGCATGAATTATACAGATCAGGGAGAAAACAGAAGCTTTACCTATGATTTCAGTCCTGCTGTTCTGGAAAACCTTTGTAGCTCATTTATTGGCTACGAATTTGATGATCTTGATTCGGTATGGCTAAAAGTAGAGTATAAAGTAAGTGGCAATATAGGTGGAACTGTAGTTCAGGTAGATGTAGAGAATGAATTATACATAAGCGATGTCGCAAGCCCATCCTTGAATCAACAATACGTTTGTAATAATTGGGGCGGTCGCTTTACCCTCATTGGATATTACTTTGTCAATGAAAAAGGAACAAACTATACTATCAATGCGTGTTCCAGGGTCATCAACCAGGATTTTAAGCTGAGTATCGGAGATTGCTGTTCAAACTATAACGGAGGAAACCTATTCCCTTATGAATACCGTTACTGGGCCCATGTGAAACAGGCGCAGTTTACCATTCCCGACCACTATACGATCAAGGACATTTATATGCGCCACCGTAGAACGCGCTATACAAATGTAAGTTCCACCCAAACCCAAAATAATATCCAGCCGGATTCAAGTGCAGGGAATACCTATTTCTTTGACCTCGAACAATACTTTGAAGGTTATGGAGGAAATATTCTATTGAGTGATGATGGATTCCGAGGGAGTTTTTATGTAGAATTGGCGCCATCCTGTGATGTGCCGGAAAATACCTATCAGGACGTAGATTGGAAATTTAGCTTCCAGGAGTCAGACTTTCTATCGGGAAGCGAAACTGAGTGGTACGAAAGCAATCCCGATCGGATCAGATTTTCTCCTGCAAATCTTCAGTTAACTACACCGACTCCTTCTATTGATGGATTGCAAAAGGAAATTAGCTGGACGGTGAAAGTAAAGCCCAATGGTGCAGGTGTAGACTATAGCTGGATGCATTTCAGAATTCCCAATGAGGACGTTACCATAAATGCTGTTGTTGACGCAAGTTCAGGAGATAGCCTGCAACTGAATGGAGATATCTACCGAATCGGTAGCATTTCTTCTGGTCAAACCAAGACCTACCTGATCAAAGCAAATTACTCTGCTTGCGCACCAAGCTCTATCATGGTAGATGCAGGCTATGAGTGTACTGCCTTCCCTGCTACCTTCGCTGATTTTTCCTGTAGTTATTCCAGCCTGCCGCTGGAAGTTGATCCGGAAGATGCTCAATTGCAAATGAGGTTGAGTGGAGTAAGAGAAAACCTTAATTGCGAAATCTATACAGATATTGAAGTAGAGCTTGCCAGTGTAAAACTGGGTTATGTGAATGATATCAATCTCGATGTTCAATTGCCAGCAGCTAATTCTATGAGTCTGGTTTCGGGTAGTACACAGATTTTGTACCCTCTGAGTGGGAACTGGACTTCTATGAGTGATCCCATCTTAAATGGGAACAGCTTTGAAATAGTGCTGAACGATGAAATAACGGAAATCGCCAATGAAGGATTGGTCGGCATAACAAATACCTCAAAGAATCGAGTTAAAATAGCTTTTCGTGTAAAAAATGAAGCGGATTACAAGGCGGGTGATTTGATCAGCTTTTCAACCACTTCTTATGCTTCCTGTGGAGAAGAATTGCCTTCAGTCAGTGTTCCCTACGATGTGAACCTTCGGATCAGTAAAACCCAAATTGCAGGCCTTACAGATGCTTCTGGTAATAACTGGTCCGTAGCCTGGGGAGATTACAATGGAGATGGATTTGAAGATCTTTTTGTTGGGGAATATAATCACTGGGAAAGTAGCAAAATCTATACGAACAATGGCAACGGCCAATTTACCGAGGCTAGTAACCTGGGCTCAATCCTCACCGATTTAGGCTCAGCAGCTGGTGCAAGTTGGGGAGATTATGACAACGATGGTGACCAGGATCTTTTTATTGCGAATAATGTCAGGGCGACCAACCATCTCTACGAAAACCTGGGCAATGGAAGCTTCAGTCGGAGAGATAACATTGGAGACCTTAGTGAGTACCAGGGCTATTGCCATAATGCCGTTTGGGTGGATTATGACAATGATGGGAATCTGGACCTCTTTGTCTCAGATTATATGCCTACCCGATACAACCAGCTATATCACAATGACGGAAACGGGAGCTTTAGCAGAGCTACCAATAATGACATAGCGCTGGAAGCCAAGTTTTCCATAGGAGCGACTTGGGCAGATTATGACAATGACGGTTTACAAGACCTCTTTGTACCCAATGATAGAGGAGATAATAATTCCCTTTACCACAATGAGGGCAATGGAAGCTTCACCAAAATTACTTCAGGCGACATTGTAAATGATGGGGGGAAATCTACCGGCTCTTCCTGGGGCGATTACGATAATGATGGCGACATGGACCTATTCGTTGCTAATGCAGGTGGAGAAAACAATTTCCTTTACAACAACAATGGAGACGGGAGCTTTTCCAAAGAGTATACGTCCATTATTGTAAACGATGGAGGGCATTCCCATGGCAGTGTTTGGCTGGATATGAACAAAGACGGTTACCTTGATCTTTTTGTGGGCAATAATGCGGGCTTCAAAAACTTCTTTTATGTAAATAATGGGGATGGGAGTTTCCGTAAAAGTGATCTATTTGATGGGGACGCTGAAAACACCATGGCAGTAGCAAGCGCGGATTACGACAGGGATGGAGACCTGGATTTGTTCCTGGCCAATCAGGGAGATCAGAATAATACCTTATATACCAATGATGCCAATCCATGTCTCAGCTGGAAGTGTATAGAATTAGAAGGGGTTCGGTCAAATAAATCTGCCATCGGAGCAAAGATCAGATTGAAGGCGAGAGTAAATGGGAATAGCATCTGGCAAACGCGTGAAATCAATAGCCAGAGTGGGGGAGGAGCAAGTGGACAATCCAGCCTTAACGCCTATTTCGGATTGGGAAATGCCCAAAACATTGACTCCATTGTTATTGATTGGCCTTCCGGTTTCGAACAAGTGCTAACCAATGTGCAAACCGATGATTGCCAGACGATAGTTGAGGCTGATGGAGCTGAAATCTGTGGGGTCGTTTTTTATGACGCAAACCAAAACTGTGTGCAAGACAGCGGAGAAGCAGGTATACCGAATATGCTTCTGGAAGTACTGCCAGGACCCAAATACGTAACAACCAACGATTCCGGTGAATACCGCATCTATCGACAATATGGAACTTACACGGTTTCCACCACTCCCAATTCAGATTGGTCTATTACCCAAAACTGTGCGCTAGCTCATACGATTGTATATGAAAGTGCAAATAGATCGGGTTCCTTGTCTTTTTGTGGGAAAAATTTTGCTATGCAAGCCGCTTGCTCGAAGCCTGACTTGCTAACCTATTTGTCCAGTACTGCGCTGAGGAGAGGCTTTGTCAATACCTATGCAGTTTCTTATCTAAACCGGGGAGCGATAGCCGCAGATAGTTTGGAGCTTGTGGTCGAGTTTGACAATGATATAGTAGTTCAATCTGCGGATTTGAATTGGGACGAAAAGAATGTGTATACCGACTATACCGAATACGTTTGGTACGTAGGAAGACTAGAATCCATGGACCAGAAGACCATCATGGTCAAAGATTCGGTTTCTGTTGATGCTCAAATCGGAAAAATGGCCGAGAGCAGGTCCTACTTCAGAAATCCTCCTGATGACTGCAATCTGGCAAATAATCTGACCATCGATGTAAACGAAATCGTAGGAGCAGTAGATCCGAATGATATCCTCGTAAGCCCGGAAGGAAACATCCTGGCGTCTGACAGCCTTACCTACAAGATTCGCTTTCAGAATGTTGGCAATTACTTCGCTACGTGGGTGGTAATAGAAGACAGCATTCCTGAAAACCTGGATTTGTCCAGCCTGAAAATTCTGGGTGCCAGCCATGACTTTGATTATGGAGTATCCGAAGATCGTATCTTGAAGTTCACCTTTGACCGAATTTTCCTGCCGGATTCGAATGCAAATGAACCCGCAAGCCACGGCTTTGTTGAGTTCCAGATACAGCCTCAGCCGGGATTGGCTGTAGGAAGCTTGATCGAAAATAAAGCCTCCATCCAATTTGATTACAATGCCTTTATCGAAACGAATACGGTTCAAAATCGCATCACCAGTCTTGAAGAGTTATCAAGGGAGAATTTATTTGAACTCTGGCTCAGTCCGAATCCTCTGGAAACAGAGAGTTTGGCAAGGCTTCGCTACAAAGAAAACCCGGAATTGCTTATAGATACGGATCACTACGAAATCTACGATTTGGAAGGCAGGAAACTGCTAGAAGCCAAAGTAGGTACCCAAAGCTTCTTGCTCCAAAGAGATAAAATGAGTTCAGGGATGTATTTGCTGAGGGCTTATGATCCTTTCGGCAGATGTTATACCCAGAAACTGATTATAAAATAA